One window of the Haemorhous mexicanus isolate bHaeMex1 chromosome 15, bHaeMex1.pri, whole genome shotgun sequence genome contains the following:
- the PPP2CA gene encoding serine/threonine-protein phosphatase 2A catalytic subunit alpha isoform isoform X2, which translates to MAKEILTKESNVQEVRCPVTVCGDVHGQFHDLMELFRIGGKSPDTNYLFMGDYVDRGYYSVETVTLLVALKVRYRERITILRGNHESRQITQVYGFYDECLRKYGNANVWKYFTDLFDYLPLTALVDGQIFCLHGGLSPSIDTLDHIRALDRLQEVPHEGPMCDLLWSDPDDRGGWGISPRGAGYTFGQDISETFNHANGLTLVSRAHQLVMEGYNWCHDRNVVTIFSAPNYCYRCGNQAAIMELDDTLKYSFLQFDPAPRRGEPHVTRRTPDYFL; encoded by the exons GCTAAAGAAATTTTGACAAAAGAATCCAACGTACAAGAAGTGCGATGTCCAGTCACAGTCTGTGGAGATGTCCATGGACAATTTCACGACCTCATGGAACTTTTCAGAATTGGAGGCAAATCACCAGACACGAACTATTTGTTTATGGGGGACTATGTTGACAGAGGATATTACTCAGTCGAAACAGTCACATTGCTTGTAGCTCTTAAG GTCCGTTACCGTGAACGAATCACAATTCTTCGAGGGAACCATGAAAGCAGGCAAATCACACAAGTTTATGGTTTCTATGATGAATGTTTAAGGAAATACGGAAATGCAAATGTTTGGAAATACTTTACAGACCTTTTTGATTACCTGCCTCTAACTGCCTTGGTGGATGGCCAG ATTTTTTGTCTACATGGTGGCCTCTCTCCATCTATAGATACACTGGATCACATCAGAGCACTTGATCGCTTGCAGGAAGTTCCCCATGAg GGTCCAATGTGTGACTTGCTATGGTCAGATCCAGATGATCGTGGTGGCTGGGGAATTTCTCCTCGAGGTGCAGGTTACACATTTGGACAAGATATTTCAGAAACCTTTAACCATGCTAATGGCCTTACGTTGGTTTCAAGAGCTCATCAGTTGGTAATGGAG gGGTACAACTGGTGCCATGATCGGAATGTAGTAACAATTTTCAGTGCTCCAAACTATTGTTACCGTTGTGGCAACCAGGCTGCAATTATGGAACTTGATGACACTCTAAAATACTCCTT TTTGCAGTTTGACCCGGCACCGCGCAGAGGTGAACCGCATGTTACTCGTCGCACCCCAGACTACTTCCTGTAA